Genomic segment of Paenibacillus sp. FSL R5-0912:
TGCAGCAGACGTGTATAAGGTTCGTTACGCAGCATCATATTATATTGGTGAATGTCGCATTTGGACATAAATTGCGGAGGCACTTCTACATAGAACTCCATTTCGACAGACTGCTCCACCGGCGCACCGGAAGGATCACTCTCATCAGCGGCAGCAGAGCGCAGCGATACCACCTTGGCAGCGGCGATCTCACGTTTCTCCTGGCGCTTCATATCCTGACGGAAATGCTGGCTGGCCTTGTACTGCAGTGTATCCAGAATCACCTCGCCATCCGGCGTGAAGACATCATCCTCGTCCAGCAGGCGGCATAGATCCTGCGGGCCAAGCTCGTACTTGCGGGCCACATAATTAATAACACCCATCTGGTTATGATCGAAACGCAGCTTCTCCACATGCGCACGGTTGAGCGACTCACGCGGGAACCGCAGAATGATGTCGCTGTAGCCGATACTCGGCTCGCCGCCGTCAACTGTTCCCGGCTGACGCACGGTAGCTACCTCGGCCAGCGCCTGCTCCAGTTCGTAATCAATTACGTGGGTATTCAGCTCGAAAATATCATAAAAGGGCAGCGAAATATTCTCTTTACCGATCGACCGCCGGCTCCATTCTTCCGGTTCCCGGTTCCAGAACTGCTCGCGCAGCGACAATACAGCAAATTTGCCGATTTTATCCCTTAGCAGCAGCGTTAAATGCTGGGTCGCAAAAAATTCCGACGGCGACAACGGCGGCATTAATTCGTACTCATACATATAGTCATCGTTCTCCGCGGCATAAATCCGGCAGGTCTGCAGCAGCCCCACCGCTTCCAGCCGTGAAGCCTGGTCAACTAAATATTTGCGGCCCTTCTCATTAGGCTCTACGCCCAGAGTCATAAAGAGCCTGCGCTGCTGCTCCACACCGGAGTAGCCGATGGATTCAGCCGGTATATGCTCGAACAGCAGTCTGTACAGGCTGATGGCAAAAGCGCCGACCATCGGCTGATAGACCGAACCGAGCATTCGTCCATCCACATGGCTTAGACCGAATTCGCGGGAAACGCAGTACCGATGATGTTCGGTGAAATGATGCAGGTTGCTCATACGCATCTGCGGAAACCTCCCCCTCTTCTATACGAAATCATATAGATTTCTATTCTATCACAAAACACCCGGCCGGAAATGTAAAAAAAGGCCCAAAAAAGCTGCTTTTCCCCCTATTATCGACAGCTTGGTAACAGTTGCTGATTCTAGCGGAAAAGATAAGAAAAAAACGGCTTCCCCTTAGTTTTGAAGGAGATCAGCCGTTTGTTGTCTTGCCTGCTCTGCACTTTCCTCAGAACATTTTGTATCCGCCCAGCCGCAGCTTCTGAATGGTCCAGCCGCTCAGCACAGCACCGGCAAGGCCGGCTATACCGGTCAGATAGTCGACTACATGAAAGGTTGAGAGATGCTCCCATAACGACATGGAGCTCCGGTCCCAGATGGAGTAGACCACTACGGGAAGAATAACGATTATGAACAGGTATGCGGGAAACCACGTAGTCTTCATTAACATGTTAAGGATAAAGCCAATGCCAAACATCATGACAAAGAACAAAACGGCCAGAACAAACACTGGAATAAATCCCATCGTACCGCCATCCCCTCTCTCTATAAAGAACCGCACACCAAACCTTATATAATAGTAAGTTTACTAGAAAAAATGTAGCGAAGCAATGAACATTATCGTCCAGTGGTTTGTGATCAGCGCAAACGGCGGCTGCAGAGTTTGCTCTTGGCCGTTCGCATGCGATACAATGCAAATAGCAAATGGAAACGGCTGCAGCGTCTTCATAAGAACGGTGCACGTTTCTTTTCGAAAATATGTTTATACATATTAAACGTATGCAAACTTTAAAGGAGTGAGAACATGAACGAAGCCGCTTTGACACTGGAAGGCTGGTATGCCCTGCATGACTTCCGCTCTCTCAATTGGACTGCCTGGACGGCAGCCGATGATGAAGAACGCGCTGTTGCCCTGGAGGAGCTGCATGCTTTCATGCAGGAGTGGGGGGCCGTGGAAGAAGCCAAGGAAGGCAGCTCCACCGTGTATTCCATCGTTGGCCAGAAAGCTGATTTCGTGATGATGTTTCTGCGGGAAAGCCTGGAAGCATTGAATGCACTTGAGACTGCTTATAACAAAATCGCCTTTGCCCAATATACTACCAAAGCCTATTCATATGTAAGTATTGTTGAACTCAGCAACTACGCCGCAGGAGGAACTGCGGGAGACGGCAGCGATCCGATGCTGAATCCGCATGTTGCCGCCCGGCTGAAGCCTATTCTGCCGCAAGCGAAGCATATCTGCTTCTATCCGATGAATAAGAAACGCGAGCTTGCGGACAACTGGTACATGCTCGACATGGACAAACGCCGTGAGCTGATGCATTCGCATGGCCTGATCGGCCGCGGATATGCCGGCAAGGTGAAGCAGATCATCTCCGGCTCCGTCGGATTCGATGACTGGGAGTGGGGCGTGACCCTGTTCGCTGAAGATGCCCTGCAGTTCAAGAAGCTGGTCTATGAGATGCGCTTTGATGAAGTGAGTGCCCGCTACGGCGAGTTCGGTCCCTTCTATGTCGGCAATCTGCTGACTGAGGAATCATTCGAAGAGATGCTGAAGCTCTAAAAGCGGGAAATAGCCACAATTATGTAAAGGTAAGGTTTCCTCGATGGAAGCCTTATTTTTATTTGGTCTTTCCAAGTGGCCGCCCTATTAACTTTTGGTTCGCTTATGGCAGCGCTGCTGTCCAATAAACGCAAATAGACCGCCCCTTCGCAGAGGTATGCGGTCTGTTTGTCGTGTTTACAAATTATTAAAATCACTTATGCCGAAGGTTCTTTACCGTCCTCATCGTCCTCATCGTCATCATCCCGCAGACTCTCCAGATATTCAGCCGTCGCCCGGTCACGTGCGCGGCCTTTATCCTTCAGACGCTCTATCGCCGGGAGAATGAGAATGTCGATTTCCTTCTGGATGTTGTAAGCCAGATCATACCGTGTCTGATCCTCAAGATAGGAACCCACCTCAATCAGAGCATTATACCGGTCCAGCTCCTCACGCGTGAGCAGTCCGCGAACTTGTACGCTGCAATGGCGCATCTTAGAGGAATCTTCCTTTTTTGAGTACCAGCGGAATGCCGCCGATAATGAGCAGGTAGCGCATGTCTACAACCTTCTTCAGCTGCGCCGCTGTCCAGCCCTTATAGGTCTTGTCGCCCACTACTGCAATCCCCTGACCTTTGCCCAGCGAGGCTACGGTGCCTTTGTTGCTGAATGTAAACTTCTTCGGCTGCTGGCTGCGGATGGCCGCTACAAGATTATGCGCACAGCATTCTCCCTGCTGCATAGCAATCTGTGCCGTTGGAGGGTAAGGACGTCCTTCCGGATTAATCATGAGGGAACCGTCACCAATGATGAAGATATTCTCATGTCCTGGAGCACGCAGGTATTCGTCTACCTTCACACGCCCGCGCATGGCTTCGAAGCCGGCAGCTTCAATCAGACGGTTGCCGCGGATACCACCGGTCCACACGATAGTGGAAGCCTTGATTTCTTCACCGGTTGCAAGAATAACACCGCCAGGCAGGCATTCCTTGATCGCCACGCCGAACTTGAAGGTTACCCCCTTCTTCGTAAGCACTGTCATCGCATGCTCGACAAGCTCCGGAGCGAACCCCGGCAGCGCAGTAGGGGCAGCCTCAATATTGTAGATGTTAACCATGCTTGGATCGACATCATATTCTTTGCACAGCGCCGGAATCCGGTCTGCCAGTTCGGCCACAAACTCAATGCCGCTGAAGCCCGCGCCGCCCACAACAAAGTTAATATGCTCCTGTGCATTATTCTCATTCTTGTATTTGGCAAATTGATACTGGGTATGTTCACGGATCAGCCGCACGGAGTTAATGCTGCGGATAGTCAGCGCATATTTGTCGAGTCCCGGAATTCCGAAGGTTTCAGGCTCGCCGCCAAGTGCGATTACGAGATAATCATACGAGAGGGTTCCATCTTCCAG
This window contains:
- a CDS encoding helicase DnaB, producing the protein MRMSNLHHFTEHHRYCVSREFGLSHVDGRMLGSVYQPMVGAFAISLYRLLFEHIPAESIGYSGVEQQRRLFMTLGVEPNEKGRKYLVDQASRLEAVGLLQTCRIYAAENDDYMYEYELMPPLSPSEFFATQHLTLLLRDKIGKFAVLSLREQFWNREPEEWSRRSIGKENISLPFYDIFELNTHVIDYELEQALAEVATVRQPGTVDGGEPSIGYSDIILRFPRESLNRAHVEKLRFDHNQMGVINYVARKYELGPQDLCRLLDEDDVFTPDGEVILDTLQYKASQHFRQDMKRQEKREIAAAKVVSLRSAAADESDPSGAPVEQSVEMEFYVEVPPQFMSKCDIHQYNMMLRNEPYTRLLQTFFPGAVPGQLMDIFEKIDLNYKLNGEVINVLIHYLMTMVASGGDQRMNRNFVEAIASNMLVKQVNTYEKAVHYIRDQSKVKGKGAASGSAGTAAAGTRQRSYTKNTGRSGKPEIPIVLDDGSAGTVSDEEFAAMMKKAAEIKASKKKGVLRTP
- a CDS encoding YuiB family protein; this translates as MGFIPVFVLAVLFFVMMFGIGFILNMLMKTTWFPAYLFIIVILPVVVYSIWDRSSMSLWEHLSTFHVVDYLTGIAGLAGAVLSGWTIQKLRLGGYKMF
- the hemQ gene encoding hydrogen peroxide-dependent heme synthase encodes the protein MNEAALTLEGWYALHDFRSLNWTAWTAADDEERAVALEELHAFMQEWGAVEEAKEGSSTVYSIVGQKADFVMMFLRESLEALNALETAYNKIAFAQYTTKAYSYVSIVELSNYAAGGTAGDGSDPMLNPHVAARLKPILPQAKHICFYPMNKKRELADNWYMLDMDKRRELMHSHGLIGRGYAGKVKQIISGSVGFDDWEWGVTLFAEDALQFKKLVYEMRFDEVSARYGEFGPFYVGNLLTEESFEEMLKL
- a CDS encoding NAD(P)/FAD-dependent oxidoreductase encodes the protein MSSIPKIVILGAGYGGILTAQRLQKALNYNEADVTLVNRHEYHYFTTHLHMPAAGTDSVEHTRVSISKLIDEFKIDLVKSSVQEIRTQQKKVILEDGTLSYDYLVIALGGEPETFGIPGLDKYALTIRSINSVRLIREHTQYQFAKYKNENNAQEHINFVVGGAGFSGIEFVAELADRIPALCKEYDVDPSMVNIYNIEAAPTALPGFAPELVEHAMTVLTKKGVTFKFGVAIKECLPGGVILATGEEIKASTIVWTGGIRGNRLIEAAGFEAMRGRVKVDEYLRAPGHENIFIIGDGSLMINPEGRPYPPTAQIAMQQGECCAHNLVAAIRSQQPKKFTFSNKGTVASLGKGQGIAVVGDKTYKGWTAAQLKKVVDMRYLLIIGGIPLVLKKGRFL